In Flammeovirgaceae bacterium 311, one DNA window encodes the following:
- a CDS encoding cationic amino acid transporter (COG0531 Amino acid transporters), producing MHLHGFPKAKRMKAKNHNKEATSSDQKNGRQMERTLGVYSVFALCTGAMFSSGFFLLPGIVAADAGASLPFAYLAASLLMFPAIFSMAELSAAIPRSGGPYLFLTRSMGPLIGIIGALGKYLQLLLKGAFAFVGVGAYLSLVMEVSIEPVAIALIVVFTCINIFGVKQTASIEITMVAILLGLLSYFVVAGITEMAADSVRVQERFLPLFDSGVKDFVSAIALVFISYAGVGQVASVAEEVKEPARSLPRGMLYALGAGTFFYFAGTAIMVVLIDQQVLNGNQTPVASAVENFTSLPLPLIVIVVASLAAFLSTGNAVILSAARFPFALARDRLLWQAFGRIGAKGIPKVSVIVTGILLVLLVLTLDVKELAKLAGAFLLFIFMGMCVAVIIFRESRVEEYQPGFRSPLYPWMQVLGVLVYLVLIGFSGLDSVLFIMGTCLAGGLWYFLWARKRAQATAAFYRLLQRIAKESPQVPAGQEIGMPLLGGTNLAHLLERAIVLDRKGEEEDYEEVVQQAADALADHLGGDRHTIAEHLHDELKRWLKPQTSEVAIAPVLLEGIEQPEMVIIRGKITVDGKSLNGLVALVDDEDSSSRLVSLLSQLEAVVFQSGFVKDWKEAENAEELKAALKQDVSEVKTIQFSIEDSGPGASLDGCSLRDADLPDGSLVIMVQRNGRVLVPDGSTALQNKDKVTMLAQADAIDSLRKRFGWEES from the coding sequence ATGCACCTGCACGGGTTTCCCAAGGCTAAGCGTATGAAGGCTAAGAATCATAATAAAGAAGCTACTTCTTCGGATCAGAAGAATGGCAGGCAAATGGAGCGGACACTGGGTGTTTATTCAGTATTTGCCTTGTGCACCGGGGCTATGTTTAGTTCGGGCTTCTTTCTGCTGCCGGGAATAGTTGCGGCCGATGCGGGGGCTTCCCTGCCCTTTGCCTACCTGGCAGCAAGTCTGCTTATGTTTCCGGCCATCTTTAGCATGGCAGAGCTAAGTGCTGCCATACCCCGGTCTGGAGGGCCCTACCTTTTTCTTACCCGTAGCATGGGGCCACTTATTGGCATCATAGGTGCCCTGGGAAAATATTTGCAATTACTGCTGAAAGGCGCCTTTGCTTTTGTGGGGGTGGGGGCATACCTTTCACTGGTGATGGAGGTATCCATTGAGCCTGTTGCTATCGCCCTAATAGTGGTATTTACCTGCATCAATATTTTTGGAGTTAAGCAAACGGCCAGCATTGAAATAACCATGGTGGCGATCCTGTTGGGCCTGCTTAGCTATTTTGTAGTGGCAGGTATCACAGAAATGGCAGCAGACTCAGTAAGGGTTCAGGAAAGGTTTCTGCCACTTTTTGACTCCGGTGTAAAAGACTTTGTGAGTGCCATTGCGTTAGTTTTTATCTCTTATGCAGGTGTTGGTCAGGTGGCCAGTGTAGCCGAAGAAGTAAAAGAACCTGCCCGTTCGCTGCCCCGCGGCATGCTGTACGCCCTTGGGGCAGGTACATTTTTTTACTTTGCAGGTACTGCTATTATGGTGGTGCTGATTGATCAGCAAGTCCTCAATGGAAATCAGACGCCGGTAGCATCGGCTGTAGAGAATTTTACATCGCTGCCCCTGCCACTTATTGTTATTGTGGTAGCTTCCCTGGCAGCTTTTTTGTCTACAGGAAATGCAGTCATTTTATCTGCAGCCCGCTTTCCGTTTGCCTTAGCCCGCGATCGGCTGCTATGGCAGGCATTTGGGAGAATAGGGGCCAAGGGCATTCCCAAAGTTTCTGTAATTGTAACAGGTATTCTTCTGGTGCTTCTGGTACTAACGCTGGATGTAAAAGAACTTGCCAAACTTGCAGGAGCCTTTCTGCTGTTCATTTTTATGGGCATGTGCGTGGCAGTTATTATTTTTAGAGAGAGCAGGGTGGAGGAGTACCAGCCTGGTTTTCGTTCGCCGCTCTATCCCTGGATGCAGGTCCTGGGTGTGCTGGTGTACCTGGTACTGATTGGCTTCAGTGGTCTTGATTCTGTTTTATTCATTATGGGCACCTGCCTGGCCGGAGGGTTATGGTACTTTCTTTGGGCCAGAAAGCGGGCACAGGCTACTGCGGCCTTTTACAGGCTGCTGCAGCGAATTGCAAAGGAAAGCCCGCAGGTACCTGCCGGCCAGGAAATAGGGATGCCTTTACTGGGTGGTACAAATCTGGCGCACCTGCTGGAGCGGGCAATTGTGTTAGACAGGAAAGGGGAGGAAGAGGATTACGAGGAAGTTGTGCAACAGGCAGCCGATGCGCTTGCCGATCATCTGGGGGGTGACCGCCATACTATAGCGGAACACCTGCACGATGAGCTGAAGCGATGGCTAAAGCCCCAGACCTCTGAGGTAGCCATTGCCCCTGTGCTGCTGGAGGGTATTGAACAACCAGAGATGGTAATCATCAGGGGTAAAATAACAGTTGATGGTAAATCGCTTAATGGCCTTGTTGCACTGGTTGATGATGAGGACTCTTCTTCACGTCTTGTATCGCTGCTATCGCAATTAGAAGCTGTGGTTTTCCAGAGCGGTTTCGTAAAAGACTGGAAAGAGGCTGAAAATGCCGAGGAACTGAAAGCTGCCCTGAAGCAGGACGTTTCGGAAGTAAAAACAATTCAGTTCAGCATTGAAGATTCCGGACCGGGAGCCTCCCTGGATGGCTGCAGCCTGCGGGATGCAGACCTGCCGGATGGAAGCCTGGTAATTATGGTGCAGCGGAATGGCAGGGTGCTGGTACCTGACGGATCTACAGCATTACAAAATAAGGATAAAGTTACTATGCTGGCCCAGGCAGATGCCATAGATAGCCTCCGGAAGCGGTTCGGGTGGGAAGAAAGCTGA
- a CDS encoding Dipeptidylaminopeptidase/acylaminoacyl-peptidase -like protein (COG1506 Dipeptidyl aminopeptidases/acylaminoacyl-peptidases), which produces MSIKPVSNLYKHLYLCYFLSFICLAGCNSEDKSGAENNVPQNNAPDEQIDISGQQVARLQEYTTSADYSSFSGEGLEKWQEEVPEIRDITIRSSADGAEEPALFYAPDSSGKMPLLVALHSWSSSYLQHTNIPYAKWARQYNWVFVCPNYRGKYDRPEATASDLAIQDVVDAVNYAKENANVDTTRIYLLGSSGGAMTALNVAGRHPDIWAGVVAWVPIFDLTDWYQYNLKLPNRTYDEDIVAACGGDPLENSDAARECSRRSPSSNLQNARGIPVFIAHGINDQLALPSHAIQTFNVLAHPQDRISAENIAHIDTQHELPPGLGSSDDRNYFGEADPAVVYSRESNNARLVLFDGEHNMVYNPGLLWLSEQRR; this is translated from the coding sequence ATGTCAATAAAACCAGTCAGTAATTTATACAAGCACTTATACCTGTGCTATTTTTTATCATTCATTTGCCTGGCTGGCTGCAACAGCGAAGACAAGTCGGGAGCAGAAAACAATGTGCCTCAAAATAATGCGCCGGATGAACAGATAGATATCAGCGGTCAACAGGTAGCGCGCCTGCAGGAGTACACCACTTCAGCAGATTATTCCTCTTTTTCAGGAGAGGGCCTTGAAAAATGGCAGGAGGAAGTGCCTGAAATCCGGGACATTACAATCAGGTCATCGGCAGATGGAGCAGAAGAACCCGCCCTGTTTTATGCACCGGACAGTTCAGGAAAAATGCCCCTGCTGGTGGCACTGCACAGCTGGAGCAGCAGTTACCTGCAGCACACCAATATTCCCTATGCAAAATGGGCAAGACAGTACAACTGGGTATTTGTTTGCCCTAATTACAGGGGAAAGTACGACCGGCCGGAAGCCACTGCCTCCGATCTGGCCATACAGGATGTAGTGGATGCGGTTAATTATGCAAAAGAAAACGCAAATGTAGATACTACCCGCATCTACCTGCTGGGTTCATCCGGCGGCGCCATGACAGCCCTTAACGTAGCCGGCCGACACCCGGATATCTGGGCGGGTGTTGTAGCATGGGTACCTATTTTTGATTTGACAGACTGGTACCAGTACAACCTGAAGCTTCCTAACAGAACGTATGATGAAGATATTGTTGCTGCCTGTGGAGGAGATCCGCTGGAAAACAGCGATGCTGCCAGGGAATGCAGCAGGAGAAGTCCCAGCAGCAATCTTCAAAATGCCAGGGGGATTCCTGTTTTTATTGCCCATGGCATTAACGACCAGCTTGCCCTCCCCTCGCATGCTATTCAGACATTTAATGTACTGGCCCACCCACAGGACCGTATATCAGCAGAAAACATAGCGCATATAGATACCCAACATGAGCTGCCTCCCGGATTAGGATCCTCTGATGATCGTAACTATTTTGGAGAAGCAGACCCGGCAGTGGTGTATTCCAGGGAATCTAACAATGCCAGACTTGTGCTCTTTGATGGTGAGCACAACATGGTTTATAATCCCGGCCTGTTGTGGCTTAGCGAACAACGCAGATAG
- a CDS encoding alpha/beta hydrolase fold protein (COG1073 Hydrolases of the alpha/beta superfamily): MNKTLKALLTALLVLLVIYSLICLLLYWQQEKIVFYPTQLPKDYVFRFNQPFEERFFKTSDGVLLHGVLFQAAPQPQADKKLVFFLHGNAGAVNGWGGLAPYYTSLGYDFFVMDYRGYGKSEGNTNSEQQFYTDVQTVYQQMAAEYPEEHIVVVGFSIGTASAAMLAARHNPRILILLAPYYSLEDMLQRTYPFVPSFFLKYKFRTHAFIDKTKVPVYIFHGNRDEVIPYESSVKLKKHLKPAARYITLEGVNHNSIHQTRQYQAALQTLLQPHQKTDGF, from the coding sequence ATGAATAAAACATTAAAGGCTTTGTTAACTGCTCTACTCGTTCTGCTGGTTATTTATTCACTCATCTGTCTGTTGCTGTACTGGCAACAGGAAAAGATTGTTTTTTACCCCACCCAGCTGCCAAAAGATTATGTCTTTCGCTTTAATCAGCCATTCGAAGAAAGGTTCTTTAAAACTTCCGATGGTGTACTACTGCACGGAGTGCTGTTCCAGGCCGCGCCTCAACCGCAGGCTGACAAAAAGCTGGTTTTTTTTCTGCACGGCAATGCCGGTGCAGTTAACGGCTGGGGCGGTCTGGCACCCTACTACACCAGCCTGGGCTACGATTTTTTTGTAATGGATTACCGGGGCTATGGAAAGAGCGAGGGCAACACCAACAGTGAGCAGCAGTTTTATACTGATGTACAGACTGTCTATCAACAAATGGCCGCTGAATACCCGGAAGAACACATAGTGGTAGTGGGCTTCTCCATTGGCACTGCCTCTGCTGCAATGCTGGCAGCACGCCACAACCCCCGCATACTTATTTTGCTGGCGCCTTACTACAGCCTGGAGGATATGCTGCAGCGCACCTACCCGTTTGTGCCATCATTTTTTCTGAAGTACAAGTTCAGAACCCACGCTTTTATTGATAAAACAAAGGTTCCGGTATACATCTTCCATGGCAATCGCGATGAAGTAATCCCATACGAATCTTCAGTAAAGCTAAAGAAGCACCTTAAACCTGCTGCACGTTACATTACCCTGGAAGGTGTTAACCATAACAGTATTCACCAAACCCGCCAGTACCAGGCAGCCCTGCAAACGCTGCTGCAGCCACACCAGAAGACTGATGGTTTCTGA
- a CDS encoding family 2 glycosyl transferase (COG0463 Glycosyltransferases involved in cell wall biogenesis), with amino-acid sequence MVSENAALASTNTAAHAGPRVSVLLPFYKAAATLEKAINSILEQSLQQWELLLINNNADAATAAIALRYSTMDKRILLLHESRQGIAFALNKGLAHTRAPLIARMDADDVSLPQRLQKQYQYLLEHPCIGLVACQCSFISQSQAAGGYQRFVQWQNSLVSPQDHAINRFIESPVAHPSVMFRRELIERWGGYSTEPVPEDYELWLRWMSKGILFTKLQEELVLWQDHPARLSRTHPNYSESAFLGVKMKYLAGWVHAHVAQHRKTVICGASREIRRKAALLASYNVPIYGFTDVKERNIATANFIPIDQLALDRKYFFINLISKRGVGSQVKKFLISMGFQEGPDFILAG; translated from the coding sequence ATGGTTTCTGAAAACGCGGCCCTGGCATCTACGAATACGGCTGCGCATGCAGGGCCACGGGTAAGTGTGCTGCTCCCCTTTTACAAAGCTGCCGCTACCCTGGAAAAAGCAATTAACAGCATACTGGAGCAAAGTCTGCAGCAGTGGGAACTGCTGCTCATCAACAACAATGCAGATGCTGCCACAGCCGCCATTGCCCTCCGCTACTCGACGATGGATAAAAGAATACTGCTGCTCCATGAATCCAGGCAGGGTATTGCCTTTGCACTGAACAAAGGACTGGCGCATACCAGAGCACCTCTAATCGCACGCATGGATGCTGATGATGTTTCCCTGCCCCAGCGGCTGCAAAAGCAATATCAATACCTGCTGGAACATCCCTGCATAGGTCTGGTAGCCTGCCAGTGCAGCTTTATTAGCCAAAGTCAGGCTGCAGGCGGTTATCAAAGGTTTGTGCAGTGGCAAAACAGCCTGGTCAGCCCGCAGGATCACGCCATCAATCGCTTTATAGAATCTCCTGTAGCGCATCCGTCTGTTATGTTCAGGCGGGAGTTGATTGAGCGCTGGGGTGGGTACAGCACAGAACCAGTGCCCGAAGACTATGAGCTGTGGCTACGCTGGATGAGCAAAGGTATACTGTTTACAAAGTTACAAGAGGAGCTGGTGCTCTGGCAGGACCATCCTGCACGGCTCTCCAGAACACATCCTAACTACAGTGAGAGCGCCTTTCTTGGCGTAAAGATGAAATATCTTGCCGGCTGGGTGCATGCCCATGTAGCGCAACACAGGAAAACAGTGATTTGCGGGGCCAGCAGAGAAATTCGCCGGAAGGCAGCCCTGCTTGCATCTTACAATGTCCCTATATATGGGTTTACAGATGTAAAAGAGAGAAATATTGCCACAGCCAATTTCATTCCTATCGACCAGCTAGCGCTGGACCGGAAATACTTTTTCATTAACCTGATCAGCAAACGTGGTGTAGGCAGCCAGGTAAAGAAGTTTCTAATTAGTATGGGATTTCAGGAGGGTCCGGATTTTATTCTGGCTGGCTGA